The following coding sequences lie in one uncultured Bacteroides sp. genomic window:
- the fusA gene encoding elongation factor G, producing the protein MAKQDLHLTRNIGIMAHIDAGKTTTSERILFYTGLTHKIGEVHDGAATMDWMAQEQERGITITSAATTTRWKWNDDTYKINLIDTPGHVDFTAEVERSLRVLDGAVATYCAVGGVEPQSETVWRQADKYNVPRIGYVNKMDRSGADFFEVVRQMKDVLGANPCPIVVPIGAEESFKGLVDLIKMKAIYWHDESMGADYSVEEIPADLLDECNEWRGKMLESVAEYDESLMEKFFDDPSTITEVEVLSALRNATVQMAIVPMLCGSSFKNKGVQTLLDYVCAFLPSPLDTEAVVGTNPDTGEEEDRKPSEEEFTSALAFKIATDPYVGRLTFFRVYSGKIEAGSYIYNTRSGKKERVSRLFQMHSNKQNPVEVIGAGDIGAGVGFKDIRTGDTLCEEDHPIVLESMDFPDPVIALAIEPKTQKDMDKLTTGLIKLAEEDPTFTVKTDEQSGQTVIAGMGELHLDIIIDRLRREFKVECNQGRPQVTYKEAITKTVNLREVYKKQSGGRGKFADIIVNVGPADEDFEGTLQFVDEVKGGNIPKEFIPAVQKGFTSAMKNGVLAGFPLDTLKVVLTDGSFHPVDSDQLSFEICAIQAYKSACAKAGPALLEPIMSLEVVTPEENMGDVIGDLNKRRGQVEGMESSRAGARIVKAKVPMAEMFGYVTSLRTITSGRATSSMTFSHFSKVSSSIAKGVLEEVKGRVDLV; encoded by the coding sequence ATGGCAAAACAAGATTTACATTTAACCCGTAATATCGGTATCATGGCTCACATCGATGCTGGTAAAACAACTACTTCTGAACGTATTCTTTTCTATACTGGTCTTACTCATAAGATTGGTGAGGTGCATGATGGTGCAGCAACAATGGACTGGATGGCTCAGGAGCAAGAACGTGGTATTACTATTACATCTGCTGCTACAACTACCAGATGGAAGTGGAATGATGATACTTATAAAATCAACTTGATTGACACTCCGGGACACGTTGACTTTACCGCTGAGGTAGAACGCTCTCTTCGTGTATTAGATGGTGCTGTTGCTACCTACTGTGCAGTAGGTGGTGTAGAGCCTCAGTCTGAAACTGTTTGGAGACAAGCTGATAAATATAATGTTCCTCGTATTGGATACGTGAACAAAATGGACCGTTCTGGTGCTGACTTCTTCGAAGTTGTTCGCCAGATGAAAGATGTGCTTGGTGCTAATCCTTGTCCTATTGTTGTTCCTATTGGTGCAGAAGAAAGCTTTAAAGGTCTTGTAGACCTTATTAAAATGAAAGCTATCTACTGGCATGATGAGAGTATGGGTGCTGATTATTCAGTAGAAGAAATTCCTGCAGACTTACTTGATGAATGCAACGAGTGGAGAGGGAAAATGCTGGAATCAGTTGCTGAATATGATGAGTCTTTGATGGAGAAATTTTTTGATGATCCTTCTACTATCACAGAAGTTGAAGTTCTTAGCGCTCTTCGTAATGCTACCGTTCAAATGGCTATTGTTCCAATGCTTTGTGGCTCTTCATTCAAGAATAAGGGAGTTCAGACATTATTGGATTATGTTTGTGCATTCTTACCTTCTCCTCTGGATACAGAAGCTGTAGTTGGTACAAACCCAGATACAGGTGAGGAAGAAGATAGAAAACCTTCTGAAGAAGAATTTACTTCAGCTTTGGCATTTAAGATCGCAACTGACCCTTATGTTGGCCGATTGACTTTCTTCCGTGTATATTCAGGTAAGATTGAAGCTGGTTCTTATATCTATAACACTCGCTCTGGAAAGAAAGAACGTGTTTCTCGTTTGTTTCAGATGCATTCAAATAAACAGAATCCGGTAGAAGTTATCGGTGCTGGTGATATTGGTGCAGGTGTTGGTTTTAAGGATATCCGTACTGGAGATACTCTTTGTGAAGAAGATCATCCAATTGTTCTTGAATCAATGGACTTCCCTGATCCGGTTATCGCTTTAGCTATTGAGCCTAAGACTCAAAAAGATATGGACAAACTGACTACCGGTTTGATCAAATTGGCTGAAGAAGATCCAACTTTCACTGTAAAAACAGACGAACAAAGTGGTCAGACAGTTATCGCAGGTATGGGTGAACTTCACTTGGATATTATTATCGACCGTTTGAGACGTGAGTTTAAAGTAGAATGTAATCAAGGTCGCCCTCAGGTTACTTACAAAGAAGCAATTACTAAGACTGTTAACCTTCGTGAGGTTTATAAGAAACAATCTGGTGGTCGTGGTAAATTTGCTGATATTATTGTAAATGTCGGTCCTGCTGATGAAGACTTTGAAGGAACTCTTCAATTTGTTGACGAAGTGAAAGGTGGCAATATTCCTAAAGAATTTATTCCTGCTGTACAAAAAGGTTTCACTTCTGCAATGAAAAATGGTGTACTTGCTGGATTCCCACTTGATACATTGAAGGTTGTTTTAACTGATGGTTCTTTCCACCCTGTTGACTCTGACCAGTTATCTTTTGAGATCTGTGCAATCCAAGCTTACAAGAGTGCTTGTGCTAAAGCAGGTCCTGCTTTACTTGAACCTATTATGAGTCTTGAGGTAGTTACTCCGGAAGAAAATATGGGTGATGTAATCGGTGACTTAAATAAACGTCGTGGTCAGGTTGAAGGTATGGAATCTAGCCGTGCAGGTGCAAGAATCGTAAAAGCGAAAGTCCCTATGGCAGAAATGTTTGGTTATGTAACTTCATTACGTACCATTACTTCAGGTCGTGCAACTTCATCTATGACTTTCTCTCACTTCTCTAAAGTTTCTTCTTCTATTGCGAAGGGAGTCCTTGAAGAAGTTAAAGGTCGTGTTGACTTAGTTTAA
- the rpsG gene encoding 30S ribosomal protein S7, whose product MRKAKPKKRVILPDPVFNDQKVSKFVNHLMYDGKKNTSYEIFYAALETVKAKLPNEEKSSLEIWKKALDNITPQVEVKSRRVGGATFQVPTEIRPDRKESVSMKNLILYARKRGGKCMADKLAAEILDAFNEQGGAFKRKEDMHRMAEANRAFAHFRF is encoded by the coding sequence ATGAGAAAAGCAAAACCAAAAAAACGGGTTATCCTTCCGGATCCCGTATTTAATGATCAAAAGGTTTCCAAATTTGTAAACCACTTGATGTATGATGGTAAGAAGAATACTTCATACGAAATTTTCTACGCTGCCTTAGAAACAGTAAAGGCAAAACTTCCTAACGAGGAAAAATCCTCTCTGGAAATCTGGAAAAAAGCATTGGATAATATTACTCCTCAAGTCGAAGTTAAGTCTAGACGTGTTGGTGGAGCTACTTTCCAAGTTCCTACAGAAATTCGTCCTGATCGTAAAGAATCAGTTTCAATGAAAAACTTGATCCTGTATGCTCGCAAAAGAGGAGGGAAATGTATGGCTGATAAATTAGCTGCTGAGATTCTGGATGCATTCAACGAACAAGGTGGTGCGTTCAAACGTAAAGAAGACATGCATAGAATGGCTGAGGCTAACCGTGCATTTGCTCATTTCAGATTCTAA
- the rpsL gene encoding 30S ribosomal protein S12, with translation MPTIQQLVRKGRAALVDKSKSPALDSCPQRRGVCVRVYTTTPKKPNSAMRKVARVRLTNQKEVNSYIPGEGHNLQEHSIVLVRGGRVKDLPGVRYHIVRGTLDTAGVAGRTQRRSKYGTKRPKPGQPAVAAKGKKK, from the coding sequence ATGCCTACAATTCAGCAATTAGTAAGAAAAGGAAGGGCTGCTTTGGTTGATAAAAGTAAGTCTCCAGCGCTAGACTCATGTCCTCAAAGACGTGGCGTTTGCGTGAGAGTTTACACAACCACTCCAAAAAAGCCTAACTCTGCAATGCGTAAAGTAGCTCGTGTGCGCTTAACAAACCAAAAGGAAGTTAACTCGTATATTCCGGGAGAAGGACACAACTTGCAAGAACACTCTATCGTATTAGTACGCGGTGGTCGTGTGAAAGACCTACCAGGTGTTCGTTATCACATTGTTCGTGGAACATTAGACACAGCAGGTGTTGCAGGACGTACACAAAGACGCTCTAAATACGGAACTAAGCGTCCAAAACCAGGACAACCAGCAGTAGCAGCTAAAGGTAAGAAGAAATAA
- a CDS encoding DUF3467 domain-containing protein encodes MNNENQTNQLQIELNDEVAQGIYANLAVITHSSSEFIVDFIRVMPGLPKAGVKSRIILTPEHAKRLMRALEDNVRKYENSFGTIHLNEESLVQPIPGFTGEA; translated from the coding sequence ATGAATAATGAAAACCAAACAAATCAGTTACAGATTGAATTGAATGATGAGGTGGCTCAAGGTATATACGCAAATCTTGCTGTGATAACTCATTCCAGTTCTGAATTTATTGTAGATTTTATCCGTGTGATGCCTGGATTGCCTAAAGCAGGAGTGAAGAGTCGCATAATCTTGACTCCGGAACATGCTAAGAGGTTAATGCGCGCTTTAGAAGATAATGTGCGTAAATATGAGAATTCTTTTGGCACTATTCATTTGAACGAAGAAAGTTTGGTTCAACCTATCCCTGGTTTTACAGGAGAAGCATAA
- a CDS encoding IS5 family transposase: MYLTDLEETQWQVIKKILKPQERKRKYDLRKIWNAIFYVVKTGCQWRMLPSDFPSWELVYYYYHKWSSLGEFDLLLNNLHEKVRISMGQKAEASLGIMESQSVRWGNNRSLNGVDGNKKVKGIKRHVVVDKNGFLIAVMVTIACVHDSKAAYLLARCLKELCCNIKVILADAGYRGEVSEKIKNTFGYLLDIIVSGNKVNGFKSIKKRWIVERTFSWLDNNRRLCRNNELTFDSAEEMVKLANIRMLLNKI, translated from the coding sequence ATGTATTTAACGGATTTAGAAGAAACACAGTGGCAAGTTATTAAGAAAATCTTGAAGCCACAAGAGAGAAAGCGAAAATATGATTTACGTAAAATATGGAATGCCATATTTTATGTTGTAAAAACCGGTTGTCAGTGGCGTATGTTGCCTTCAGATTTTCCCTCCTGGGAATTAGTATACTATTATTATCACAAATGGTCATCTCTTGGTGAATTTGATCTATTACTCAATAATTTACATGAGAAAGTACGTATTTCTATGGGGCAAAAAGCCGAAGCTAGTCTAGGAATAATGGAGAGTCAAAGTGTACGTTGGGGAAACAACCGTTCCCTTAATGGAGTTGACGGTAATAAGAAAGTCAAAGGGATTAAACGTCATGTGGTTGTTGACAAGAATGGTTTTCTGATCGCTGTTATGGTAACAATTGCATGTGTGCATGATAGCAAAGCAGCTTATCTGCTTGCCCGATGTCTGAAAGAATTATGCTGTAATATAAAAGTAATTCTTGCTGATGCCGGTTATCGCGGAGAAGTATCGGAGAAAATAAAGAATACTTTTGGATATTTGCTGGATATTATAGTCAGCGGAAACAAAGTAAATGGCTTTAAATCAATTAAAAAGAGATGGATTGTTGAAAGAACTTTTTCTTGGTTGGACAACAATAGAAGGCTCTGCCGAAACAATGAACTTACATTCGATTCGGCTGAGGAAATGGTTAAACTGGCAAACATCAGAATGCTATTGAATAAAATTTAA